A section of the Akkermansia muciniphila genome encodes:
- the yaeI gene encoding phosphodiesterase YaeI, which translates to MTTDSTPAKKHSLLRKLLYAAAAVILLGSLLASYMHWEANHLELNENTAPADCVPGLSGLRILVLSDVHTNLPMLEKAARMAEQAKPDMIVFLGDLYTDFLRATHAGDYITQMKKLSSIAPAYACLGNHDMALADNVERILKEGGFTLLRNSAAFVTIPRLGNAEFKLVGLGDVREGDFFPERCMSPRAFAEESAMPTIVLSHNPKGRELLGAYRWDLMLSGHTHGGQIRLPFSSSPLLTSEGETMYSGFYPYEGRQVFVTRGIGYMGPGRFNCPPEINLITIP; encoded by the coding sequence ATGACCACGGACTCTACCCCCGCCAAAAAACACTCCCTGCTCCGCAAGCTCCTGTACGCAGCCGCGGCAGTCATTCTGCTGGGTTCCCTGCTGGCCTCCTACATGCACTGGGAGGCCAACCATTTGGAATTGAATGAAAACACCGCTCCCGCGGACTGCGTTCCAGGCCTTTCCGGGCTGCGCATCCTGGTGCTGTCAGACGTCCACACCAACCTTCCCATGCTGGAAAAAGCGGCGCGCATGGCAGAACAGGCCAAGCCTGACATGATTGTGTTCCTGGGGGATCTTTACACGGATTTTCTGCGGGCTACCCATGCGGGGGACTACATCACGCAGATGAAGAAACTCTCCTCCATCGCCCCTGCCTACGCGTGCCTGGGCAATCACGACATGGCCCTGGCGGACAACGTGGAGCGTATTCTGAAGGAAGGCGGCTTCACCCTGCTCAGGAATTCCGCCGCCTTCGTCACCATTCCCAGGCTGGGGAACGCGGAATTCAAGCTGGTGGGGCTGGGGGACGTGCGGGAAGGAGACTTCTTTCCGGAGCGGTGCATGAGCCCGCGTGCCTTTGCGGAAGAATCCGCCATGCCGACCATCGTCCTTTCCCATAACCCCAAGGGGAGGGAACTGCTGGGCGCCTACCGCTGGGACTTGATGCTTTCCGGGCACACCCACGGCGGCCAGATCAGGCTGCCCTTCTCTTCCTCCCCCCTGCTGACCTCGGAAGGGGAAACGATGTACTCCGGCTTTTATCCCTATGAAGGCAGGCAGGTCTTTGTCACCCGCGGCATAGGCTACATGGGACCGGGCCGATTCAACTGCCCGCCTGAAATCAATCTCATCACCATTCCCTAG
- a CDS encoding polyprenyl synthetase family protein, translated as MCEEQSLNDYITEQCALIDAALDRLLPAEDERPETIHKAMRYSMFAGGKRMRPVLCLAAAEACGGLAVDALVPACAVEMMHTYSLIHDDLPAMDNDDLRRGKPTSHKAFGEGVAILAGDALLTEAFAVIAQADDTERYTVRDYVKELAATGGSTMLIGGQVLDLEGEHKQLSEPEVRAVYEGKTAALLTTALRFGAMSANATEAQLEAITDFGYNLGLAFQVIDDILDLTASTEKLGKTAGKDVNAQKSTCPALIGMDGARSEAKCRTQAALDALMIFPEERRTRLVELANYLLNREY; from the coding sequence ATGTGTGAAGAACAATCCCTGAACGATTATATTACAGAACAGTGCGCCTTGATTGACGCCGCGCTGGACAGGCTCCTGCCCGCTGAGGACGAAAGGCCTGAAACCATCCACAAGGCCATGCGCTACAGCATGTTCGCGGGCGGCAAGAGAATGCGCCCCGTTCTTTGCCTGGCGGCCGCGGAAGCCTGCGGCGGCCTGGCGGTGGACGCCCTGGTGCCCGCCTGCGCCGTGGAGATGATGCACACGTATTCCCTGATTCATGACGACCTGCCGGCCATGGACAATGACGACCTGCGCCGCGGGAAGCCTACCAGCCACAAGGCCTTCGGAGAAGGAGTCGCCATTCTGGCCGGGGACGCCCTGCTGACGGAAGCCTTTGCCGTGATCGCCCAGGCGGACGATACGGAACGCTACACGGTCCGGGATTACGTCAAGGAACTGGCGGCCACCGGAGGCAGCACCATGCTGATCGGCGGCCAGGTGCTGGACCTGGAAGGGGAGCACAAGCAGCTTTCCGAGCCGGAAGTGCGCGCCGTGTACGAGGGGAAGACGGCAGCCCTGCTGACCACGGCCCTTCGCTTCGGCGCCATGTCCGCAAACGCCACGGAAGCCCAGCTGGAAGCCATCACGGACTTCGGTTACAACCTCGGCCTGGCCTTCCAGGTCATTGACGACATCCTGGACCTGACCGCCTCCACGGAAAAGCTCGGCAAGACCGCCGGCAAGGACGTGAACGCGCAGAAATCCACCTGCCCGGCCCTGATCGGCATGGACGGAGCCCGTTCCGAGGCGAAATGCCGCACCCAGGCAGCCCTGGACGCCCTGATGATTTTCCCGGAAGAGCGCCGCACCCGCCTGGTGGAACTGGCCAATTACCTTCTCAACCGCGAATATTAA
- a CDS encoding aspartate-semialdehyde dehydrogenase: protein MNQAPHVAIVGATGAVGVEILSCLETRNFPVGSLKLLASARSAGKQVAFRGEMLTVEELTEKSFEGVDIALFSAGGGISLKFAPIAAAAGCVVIDNSSAFRQDPDVPLVVPEINPEAAFNHPRNIIANPNCTTIITLMALFPLHQRFGLKTVIASSYQAVSGSGQHGITELESQVRAVVDGHPVVKNVYPHQIAFNLLPQIDSFTESGYTKEELKMLNEGRKILSLPELKVTCTCVRVPVYRSHSISVTAQFEQPVDVEEARSAYEGKPGVALMDNPAEGVWPTPLDSTNGDTCYVGRIRPDMAIDNALALWVVGDQVRKGAALNAVQIAELLVSR from the coding sequence ATGAACCAAGCACCCCATGTTGCCATCGTCGGCGCCACCGGAGCGGTGGGCGTTGAGATCCTGTCCTGCCTGGAAACCCGCAATTTTCCCGTAGGCTCCCTGAAACTTCTGGCCTCCGCACGGTCCGCCGGAAAACAGGTCGCCTTCCGGGGAGAAATGCTGACTGTGGAAGAATTGACGGAGAAATCCTTTGAAGGCGTGGACATTGCCCTGTTCAGCGCAGGCGGCGGCATTTCCCTGAAGTTCGCCCCCATTGCGGCAGCGGCCGGATGCGTGGTCATTGACAATTCCTCCGCCTTCCGCCAGGACCCGGACGTGCCCCTGGTGGTGCCGGAAATCAATCCGGAAGCGGCTTTCAACCATCCCCGCAACATCATCGCCAACCCGAACTGCACCACCATTATTACGCTGATGGCGCTCTTCCCCCTGCACCAGCGCTTCGGCCTGAAAACCGTTATCGCCTCCAGTTACCAGGCGGTTTCCGGCAGCGGACAGCACGGCATCACGGAACTGGAATCCCAGGTGCGTGCCGTGGTGGACGGCCATCCCGTGGTGAAAAACGTTTATCCGCACCAGATCGCCTTTAATCTTCTTCCCCAGATCGACTCCTTCACGGAAAGCGGCTATACGAAGGAAGAGCTTAAAATGCTTAACGAAGGCCGCAAAATCCTTTCCCTGCCGGAGCTCAAGGTAACGTGCACCTGTGTGCGCGTGCCTGTGTACCGTTCCCACTCCATCTCCGTGACCGCCCAGTTTGAGCAGCCCGTAGACGTGGAAGAGGCACGCAGCGCCTACGAAGGAAAACCCGGCGTAGCCCTGATGGACAATCCAGCGGAAGGCGTCTGGCCCACTCCGCTGGACAGCACCAACGGGGACACCTGCTATGTGGGACGCATCCGCCCGGACATGGCCATTGACAATGCCCTGGCCCTCTGGGTCGTGGGAGACCAGGTCCGCAAGGGCGCGGCCCTGAACGCCGTACAGATTGCGGAACTTCTGGTCAGCCGCTGA
- a CDS encoding cation:proton antiporter encodes MVLSLLASGGPNAAPPFFTLLTVVFMGIIAIALVLAHFRQSLLAGYFICGVILANCGILDHIPNSDVSIQALSEVGIILLMFTLGLEFSIDELRHLRKTALVGGGIQMFICTAAFGLGLHYATGMDMSHSLTVGAIMGLSSTAVALKSFQEFGLSGTSGAKMAVGIALFQDIAAIMLVAIMPQIFAASPNSWATALNIGMAVLRGLVFLGAAWLIGHYLLPRIMLAVARTKSRELFTLMVFAICSGIAMLASLLGLSIALGAFTAGLFVSSSYYSHRVLSEVLPFKDLFLTIFFVSAGLLIDIDDLWEHLGHVATFAAFVLAIKFVACIVAASFLKIPGRMGIMASTALTNVGEFSLVLIPFMQEITPIPALVTTNVYAIAAVSMGMTPLLMKAARKLTPLLVRIPGLKTKRERLSVETMITRVEGIKDHAIICGYGPVGRRLHESLSQYGIPSIIIDLNADTVKTLLNEGHLAFLGDIQHQITMDLAGIRTARLIAFTFPDPAPALSTYMQIKGVNADITVIARAKFRSEVALLHHAGITNVIHDEMETGAAAVRLAKQSFDIIEPVEAPTLSH; translated from the coding sequence ATGGTTCTCTCTCTGCTGGCTTCCGGAGGCCCCAATGCCGCGCCTCCCTTCTTCACCCTGCTGACCGTCGTCTTCATGGGCATTATTGCGATTGCCCTGGTTCTGGCCCATTTCCGGCAATCCCTGCTGGCGGGCTACTTTATCTGCGGGGTGATCCTGGCCAACTGCGGCATTCTGGACCACATCCCCAATTCCGATGTCAGCATCCAGGCGCTTTCCGAGGTGGGCATTATCCTGCTCATGTTCACGCTGGGGCTGGAATTTTCCATAGACGAACTCAGGCACCTGCGGAAAACGGCCCTGGTCGGCGGGGGCATCCAGATGTTCATCTGTACCGCCGCATTCGGCCTGGGCCTTCATTATGCTACGGGCATGGACATGAGCCATTCCCTGACGGTAGGGGCCATCATGGGCCTTTCCTCCACGGCGGTGGCGCTGAAATCCTTCCAGGAATTCGGCCTCAGCGGAACGTCTGGAGCCAAAATGGCGGTGGGCATCGCCCTGTTCCAGGATATTGCCGCCATCATGCTGGTGGCCATCATGCCCCAGATATTCGCCGCCTCCCCCAACTCATGGGCAACCGCGCTCAACATTGGCATGGCCGTGCTGCGGGGGCTGGTCTTCCTGGGCGCCGCATGGCTGATCGGCCATTACCTGCTCCCGCGCATCATGCTGGCCGTGGCCCGGACCAAGAGCCGGGAACTCTTCACCCTGATGGTGTTCGCCATCTGTTCCGGCATCGCCATGCTGGCCAGCCTGCTGGGCCTGAGCATCGCCCTGGGGGCCTTCACCGCCGGGCTCTTCGTCAGCAGTTCCTACTACAGCCACCGCGTCCTCAGTGAAGTGCTCCCCTTCAAGGACCTTTTCCTGACCATCTTCTTCGTCTCCGCCGGGCTGCTGATTGACATTGACGACCTGTGGGAACATCTCGGCCATGTGGCTACCTTCGCCGCCTTTGTCCTGGCCATCAAATTCGTGGCCTGCATCGTGGCCGCAAGCTTCCTGAAAATCCCCGGCCGCATGGGCATCATGGCCTCCACCGCGCTGACCAACGTGGGGGAATTCTCCCTGGTGCTCATCCCCTTCATGCAGGAGATCACCCCCATTCCGGCGCTGGTGACCACCAATGTGTACGCCATCGCCGCCGTCTCCATGGGCATGACGCCCCTGCTGATGAAGGCGGCGCGGAAGCTCACCCCCCTGCTGGTGCGCATTCCCGGCCTGAAAACAAAACGGGAACGCCTCAGCGTGGAAACCATGATCACGCGCGTGGAGGGAATCAAGGACCACGCCATCATCTGCGGCTACGGCCCGGTAGGGAGGCGGCTGCATGAAAGCCTGTCCCAGTACGGCATTCCCAGCATCATCATTGACCTGAACGCGGACACCGTGAAAACCCTGCTCAACGAAGGCCATCTGGCCTTCCTGGGTGACATCCAGCACCAGATCACCATGGACCTGGCGGGCATCCGCACCGCGCGGCTCATTGCCTTCACGTTCCCGGACCCCGCCCCGGCCCTGTCCACCTACATGCAGATCAAGGGCGTCAACGCGGATATTACGGTGATTGCACGCGCCAAATTCCGGTCGGAAGTGGCCTTACTGCATCACGCGGGCATCACCAACGTCATCCATGACGAAATGGAAACGGGCGCCGCCGCGGTGCGCCTGGCAAAACAGAGTTTTGATATTATTGAACCCGTGGAGGCTCCCACGCTGTCCCACTAA
- a CDS encoding LamG-like jellyroll fold domain-containing protein — MLNPHGHLIFKGAAVAAALCLVSGAEAASLLYGLDFNQLGSNQSLVNLGSGSTAISKTTGYMNWSNAIMPMPDGGYSHCPNGGTFNITSSDGIDGLNFSTGFSVGIHMYYSSSNADWKDAFSMTIAGTTIRVEMTAANRWVIYNGAGIGIADGTELFAANDNEWNYLGLTFKGNEMQVYHDGELVKTVTTGLSDDSKVTSIKGSGEHNTAANGLFVDNLAVYDGVLNGDDFAYLNTHDMPLSIPEPATATLGLMGLAALLVRRKRA; from the coding sequence ATGTTGAACCCTCATGGTCATTTAATATTCAAGGGAGCAGCGGTTGCGGCGGCTTTGTGCCTGGTTTCCGGCGCGGAGGCTGCTTCCCTGCTGTACGGACTGGATTTCAACCAGCTTGGGAGTAACCAGAGCCTGGTCAATTTGGGAAGCGGGTCCACAGCCATTTCAAAAACTACCGGTTATATGAACTGGAGCAATGCGATTATGCCCATGCCGGACGGCGGTTATTCCCATTGCCCCAACGGAGGGACATTCAATATTACGAGTTCCGACGGCATTGACGGTCTGAATTTTTCCACCGGCTTCAGCGTGGGCATCCACATGTATTACAGTTCTTCCAATGCGGACTGGAAGGACGCTTTTTCCATGACCATTGCAGGCACGACCATCCGGGTGGAAATGACGGCTGCCAACAGATGGGTGATTTATAATGGCGCAGGCATTGGAATCGCGGATGGAACCGAACTGTTTGCCGCCAATGACAATGAATGGAATTACCTTGGGCTGACGTTTAAGGGAAATGAGATGCAGGTTTACCACGATGGCGAGCTCGTTAAAACGGTGACGACCGGTCTTTCCGATGATTCCAAAGTGACCAGCATTAAGGGCAGCGGAGAGCACAATACCGCGGCCAACGGCCTTTTCGTCGACAACCTGGCCGTGTATGACGGCGTGTTGAACGGAGATGATTTTGCTTACCTGAATACGCATGATATGCCCTTGTCCATTCCGGAACCGGCTACCGCAACGCTGGGGCTTATGGGGCTGGCGGCTCTCCTGGTGCGCCGCAAACGCGCGTGA
- a CDS encoding L-serine ammonia-lyase: MHHYSIFELFSIGIGPSSSHTVGPMRAAHRFLEQIRHSPRLPEITGIRCECYGSLAATGHGHGTDTAIMLGLLGEEPHTVEPRSIPGKIGRLHQQETLPVTEEKTVRFSPTRDLDLSHYQPLRLHPNGMLFTAVNQAGEPVEDAVFYSTGGGFVASEQELLHPEEPDREPFPLPYESAEELLRMADERECPLSSIVMANECALLPEREVREKLDLIWATMKQSISNGMSARGNLPGVLQVPRRAKTLRKSLLVHGESALKDPLSIMDWINLYAIAVSEENAAGGRIVTAPTNGAAGIVPAVLNYATKFCFSPHPDAVHRFLLTAGGIAILYKKNASISGADVGCQGEVGVACSMAAAALAEYLGGTPHQVENAAEIGMEHNLGLTCDPIAGLVQIPCIERNAIAAIKAINAARIAMGGTGAHFVPLDKVIRTMLDTGRDMQSKYKETAQGGLAVNVVNC, from the coding sequence ATGCACCATTACAGCATTTTTGAGCTTTTCAGCATCGGGATAGGCCCTTCCTCATCCCATACCGTAGGCCCCATGCGGGCGGCGCACCGCTTTCTGGAACAGATACGCCATTCCCCCCGGCTGCCGGAGATCACGGGCATCCGCTGTGAATGCTACGGCTCCCTGGCGGCTACCGGGCACGGGCACGGCACAGACACGGCCATCATGCTGGGCTTGCTGGGGGAAGAACCCCATACGGTGGAGCCGCGCAGCATTCCCGGAAAAATCGGGCGCCTGCACCAGCAGGAAACGCTCCCCGTCACGGAAGAAAAAACCGTCCGTTTCTCCCCCACCCGGGACCTGGACCTTTCCCACTACCAGCCCCTGCGCCTGCATCCGAACGGGATGCTGTTCACCGCCGTCAACCAGGCCGGGGAACCGGTGGAGGACGCCGTGTTTTATTCCACCGGGGGCGGCTTTGTCGCTTCCGAGCAGGAACTGCTGCATCCGGAGGAACCGGACCGGGAACCGTTCCCCCTCCCCTATGAATCCGCGGAAGAACTGCTGCGCATGGCGGATGAACGGGAATGCCCCCTTTCCTCCATCGTCATGGCCAATGAATGCGCCCTGCTCCCGGAACGGGAGGTCCGTGAAAAGCTGGACCTGATCTGGGCCACCATGAAGCAGTCCATTTCCAACGGCATGAGCGCGCGCGGCAACCTGCCGGGCGTCCTGCAAGTGCCGCGCCGGGCCAAGACCTTGCGCAAATCCCTTCTGGTGCACGGGGAATCGGCCCTGAAAGACCCTCTTTCCATCATGGACTGGATCAACCTGTACGCCATTGCCGTGAGCGAGGAAAATGCGGCAGGCGGGCGAATCGTCACTGCGCCCACCAACGGAGCGGCGGGGATTGTTCCAGCCGTGCTCAATTACGCCACCAAGTTCTGTTTTTCCCCGCATCCGGATGCCGTTCACCGTTTCCTGCTCACCGCGGGAGGAATCGCCATCCTGTACAAGAAGAACGCCTCCATTTCCGGCGCGGACGTAGGCTGCCAGGGGGAGGTGGGCGTAGCCTGCTCCATGGCCGCGGCGGCTCTTGCGGAGTACCTGGGGGGAACGCCCCACCAGGTGGAAAACGCCGCGGAAATAGGCATGGAGCACAACCTGGGCCTCACCTGTGACCCAATCGCGGGGCTTGTCCAGATTCCCTGCATTGAACGCAATGCCATCGCCGCCATTAAGGCGATCAATGCCGCCCGCATCGCCATGGGTGGAACGGGCGCCCACTTCGTTCCGCTGGACAAGGTCATCCGCACCATGCTGGATACCGGCAGGGACATGCAGTCCAAGTACAAGGAGACCGCCCAGGGCGGACTGGCCGTGAATGTGGTGAATTGCTAA
- the trxB gene encoding thioredoxin-disulfide reductase: MSEQVIIIGAGCAGYTAAIYTARANLSPLLITGSQIGGQLTTTTEVENFPGFPDGVMGPDLMFLMQQQAEKFGTRFAYEDVKSVVKDEATGLFTVKTSGQDYEARSVIVATGASARYLGIPGEEGLIGHGLTACATCDGAFYRDVPVCVVGGGDSACEEAMFLTRFASRVYLIHRRDTLRASRIMAERTLSNEKIFPMWNSTIVSYKTDDKGELEAVMLKDVVEGDETELPVKCVFMAIGHTPNTSFLGDLVDRDDAGYIIREAGLMATRTPGLFAAGDVADPHYRQAISSAGMGCGAAIEAERYLLGL, from the coding sequence ATGAGCGAACAAGTCATTATCATCGGCGCAGGATGCGCGGGCTACACAGCGGCCATTTACACAGCCCGGGCCAATCTCTCCCCCCTCCTTATTACGGGCTCCCAGATCGGCGGCCAGTTGACCACCACCACGGAAGTGGAAAACTTTCCCGGCTTTCCGGACGGCGTGATGGGTCCGGACCTGATGTTCCTGATGCAGCAGCAGGCGGAAAAATTCGGCACCCGGTTTGCGTATGAGGACGTCAAGAGCGTGGTCAAGGATGAAGCCACCGGGCTGTTTACCGTGAAAACCAGCGGACAGGATTATGAAGCCCGCAGCGTCATCGTGGCTACAGGCGCTTCCGCCCGCTATCTGGGCATTCCCGGAGAAGAAGGCCTCATCGGCCACGGCCTCACCGCCTGCGCCACCTGTGACGGAGCCTTTTACCGTGACGTGCCCGTGTGCGTGGTAGGCGGCGGAGACAGCGCCTGTGAAGAGGCCATGTTCCTGACCCGCTTTGCCTCCCGGGTTTACCTGATCCACCGCCGTGACACGCTCCGCGCCTCCAGGATCATGGCGGAGCGCACGCTGTCCAATGAAAAGATTTTCCCCATGTGGAATTCCACCATCGTAAGCTACAAGACGGACGACAAGGGAGAACTGGAAGCCGTCATGCTGAAGGATGTGGTGGAAGGGGATGAAACGGAACTTCCCGTCAAGTGCGTCTTCATGGCGATCGGCCACACGCCGAATACCTCTTTCCTGGGGGATCTGGTGGACCGGGACGACGCCGGCTACATCATCCGGGAAGCCGGGCTGATGGCGACCAGGACGCCGGGCCTGTTCGCCGCCGGAGACGTGGCGGACCCTCACTACCGCCAGGCCATTTCCTCCGCCGGGATGGGCTGCGGCGCCGCCATTGAGGCGGAACGCTACCTGCTGGGCCTGTAG
- a CDS encoding GNAT family N-acetyltransferase, with protein sequence MKPESLTKHRVTGVDDPLFLDSLDIYRTSFPVHEQRRIQDFPLAFQDPGFCYEVFLNGKGRVVAMLVSWRREAFVYLEYFAVDASLRGQGAGQRILEELRDAFPHKVILEIDPPEDEISRRRLGFYQRHGFVPNPQFDYIHPPYTDEGTPFPLLLMTHETLLNEETYRSFVDFHHNHVVAR encoded by the coding sequence ATGAAGCCTGAATCGCTGACCAAGCACCGTGTGACGGGGGTGGATGATCCTCTATTCCTGGATTCCCTGGATATTTACCGGACAAGTTTTCCGGTGCACGAACAGAGGCGCATTCAGGATTTCCCGCTGGCGTTCCAAGACCCGGGCTTTTGCTATGAGGTTTTTTTAAACGGGAAAGGCCGGGTTGTCGCCATGCTGGTGAGCTGGCGGCGCGAGGCATTCGTGTATCTGGAATATTTTGCCGTGGATGCCTCCCTGCGCGGCCAGGGCGCCGGACAGAGGATTCTGGAAGAGCTGAGGGATGCTTTCCCCCACAAGGTCATTCTGGAGATTGACCCGCCGGAGGACGAAATTTCACGCCGCCGCCTGGGGTTTTACCAGCGGCACGGCTTTGTGCCCAATCCCCAGTTTGATTACATTCACCCTCCCTATACGGATGAAGGGACTCCTTTCCCACTCCTGCTGATGACGCATGAAACCCTGCTGAATGAGGAAACGTACCGGAGCTTTGTTGATTTCCACCACAATCATGTGGTGGCAAGATAG
- a CDS encoding aminopeptidase has translation MTDTRFQALAAQLAGYSTSLRPGDRVLLELTDIPEEMGIALIREVHAAGALPFLRLNQSRLNREMLSGATEEQYGIISRHRLAEMEEMDAYIEIRGGGNAFELSSVPQRNMAVAMKAMNPVSQRRIRHTRWCGLRWPSEGMAQQASMSTEEFEDFYFRTCLMDYAALRPAMQKLAAMMEAAEHVRITGPGTDISFSIKGLPAIPCAGECNLPDGEVFTAPVIDSANGSISFNTPSLFQGIPFDNIRLTLENGLVVQAEAGDKTAELNAILDTDPGARRLGEFAFGVNPAITRPMRNILFDEKISGSFHLTPGQAYHVADNGNQSRIHWDMVCIQTEEAGGGDIYLDGALVRRNGLFTLPELAILNPAQS, from the coding sequence ATGACAGACACCCGTTTTCAGGCCCTGGCGGCCCAGCTTGCAGGGTATTCCACTTCCCTGCGTCCGGGAGACCGGGTTCTGCTGGAATTAACGGATATTCCGGAGGAAATGGGAATAGCCCTCATCCGGGAGGTGCACGCCGCGGGCGCCCTGCCCTTCCTGCGCCTGAACCAGTCCCGGCTGAACCGGGAAATGCTTTCCGGAGCCACGGAAGAACAATACGGCATCATCAGCCGCCACCGCCTGGCGGAAATGGAAGAGATGGACGCCTATATTGAAATCCGCGGCGGGGGGAATGCTTTTGAATTGTCTTCCGTTCCCCAGCGGAATATGGCCGTTGCCATGAAGGCCATGAATCCGGTTTCCCAGAGGCGCATCCGCCACACGCGGTGGTGCGGGCTGCGCTGGCCGTCTGAAGGAATGGCCCAGCAGGCCTCCATGAGCACGGAGGAGTTTGAGGATTTTTATTTCCGCACCTGCCTGATGGATTACGCCGCCCTGCGTCCCGCCATGCAGAAGCTGGCCGCCATGATGGAGGCGGCGGAACATGTGCGCATCACCGGTCCCGGAACGGACATTTCCTTTTCCATCAAGGGGCTGCCCGCCATCCCCTGCGCGGGGGAATGCAACCTGCCGGACGGGGAGGTGTTTACCGCACCCGTCATCGACAGCGCCAACGGCAGCATTTCTTTCAACACCCCCAGCCTGTTCCAGGGAATTCCCTTTGACAACATCCGCCTGACGCTGGAAAACGGCCTGGTCGTGCAAGCGGAAGCGGGAGACAAGACCGCGGAGCTCAACGCCATCCTGGACACGGACCCCGGCGCGCGGCGGCTGGGGGAATTCGCCTTCGGCGTCAATCCGGCCATCACCCGCCCCATGCGCAACATCCTGTTTGATGAAAAAATCTCCGGTTCCTTCCACCTGACGCCGGGACAGGCCTACCACGTGGCGGACAATGGCAACCAGTCCCGCATTCACTGGGACATGGTGTGCATCCAGACGGAAGAGGCCGGAGGAGGGGATATCTACCTGGACGGCGCGCTGGTGCGCCGCAACGGCTTGTTTACCCTTCCGGAACTGGCTATTCTCAATCCCGCCCAATCATGA
- a CDS encoding TatD family hydrolase, with protein MMNLPDAHTHPAPAIPGAGPRFICGTCPADWEQAALLAEGDENVTPFFGIHPWRLNPDTWQEEMRLLESFLRRFPRAGIGETGLDKCRRGIPGLPVQKEALKQHLELAVRLDRPATLHCCRAWGTLAGILAEFPALKAVLHGWTGALNPAAQLPSGNWLLSVGLREMERPGILSSIPRQRLALESDEHPEALPELYRRAAQALSMKEEELAALVADNMEKVSAR; from the coding sequence ATGATGAACCTGCCGGACGCCCACACCCACCCGGCCCCGGCCATACCCGGCGCGGGCCCCCGCTTCATCTGCGGAACCTGCCCGGCGGACTGGGAACAGGCGGCCCTGCTGGCGGAAGGGGATGAAAACGTCACCCCCTTCTTCGGCATTCATCCGTGGCGCCTGAATCCGGATACCTGGCAGGAGGAAATGCGTCTGCTGGAATCCTTCCTGCGCCGTTTCCCCCGTGCAGGAATTGGAGAAACGGGGCTGGACAAATGCCGCCGGGGCATTCCGGGACTGCCCGTGCAGAAGGAAGCGCTGAAACAACACCTGGAGCTGGCCGTGCGCCTGGACCGCCCCGCCACCCTGCACTGCTGCCGCGCGTGGGGAACACTGGCCGGTATCCTGGCAGAATTCCCTGCGCTGAAAGCCGTACTCCACGGGTGGACAGGGGCCCTGAATCCCGCGGCACAGCTTCCTTCCGGCAACTGGCTCCTGTCCGTGGGCCTGCGGGAGATGGAACGCCCCGGCATCCTGTCCTCCATCCCGCGCCAGCGCCTGGCCCTGGAATCCGACGAACACCCGGAGGCCCTTCCGGAGCTTTACCGGCGCGCTGCACAAGCCCTCTCCATGAAGGAGGAAGAACTGGCTGCCCTGGTTGCGGACAATATGGAAAAAGTCTCCGCCCGCTAG
- a CDS encoding SGNH/GDSL hydrolase family protein — protein MMPGIKFFLLLFFTWTAFPCSLRAQEEPHAESPWPRCVPARPGSHILFLGNSYTFFNRMPAMVKAMADSRGLRPDVHMHAAPAASLQSHWNDGSARKKLEGTAWDFIILQDQSATPVVAPERTMEFGGKWCARVRSAHGMPVLFLTWGRKGASGGPEPQEQKALLDTYLELARREKAAVAPVGIAWENCLKRHPGIPLYQADGRHPTAEGSYLAACVMYCTLFGKSPIGLPGKLSLKGVILCSIPADRARKLQNVAIDTCRQLFSPPAKNRSGAAGP, from the coding sequence ATGATGCCGGGCATAAAATTTTTCCTGCTGCTGTTTTTCACCTGGACAGCTTTTCCCTGTTCCCTCCGGGCGCAGGAAGAGCCGCATGCGGAAAGCCCCTGGCCTCGTTGTGTCCCCGCACGCCCCGGAAGCCACATTCTTTTCCTGGGAAACAGCTATACGTTCTTCAACCGCATGCCTGCCATGGTCAAGGCGATGGCGGATTCCAGGGGGCTGCGGCCGGACGTGCACATGCACGCCGCTCCGGCAGCTTCCCTCCAGTCCCACTGGAATGACGGGTCCGCCCGTAAAAAGCTGGAAGGGACGGCGTGGGACTTCATCATTCTCCAGGACCAGAGCGCCACTCCCGTCGTGGCTCCGGAGCGGACCATGGAATTCGGCGGCAAATGGTGTGCCCGGGTCCGGTCCGCCCATGGCATGCCCGTCCTGTTTCTGACGTGGGGGAGAAAGGGCGCTTCCGGCGGCCCTGAACCACAGGAGCAAAAAGCCCTTCTGGACACGTATCTGGAGCTGGCGCGCCGGGAAAAAGCCGCCGTAGCCCCGGTGGGCATCGCCTGGGAGAATTGCCTCAAGCGCCATCCCGGCATCCCCCTGTACCAGGCAGATGGCCGGCACCCCACGGCGGAAGGCAGTTACCTGGCGGCCTGCGTGATGTACTGCACCCTGTTCGGCAAGTCTCCCATAGGCCTGCCGGGAAAACTGTCCCTGAAAGGGGTGATCCTGTGCAGCATTCCCGCAGACAGGGCCAGGAAGCTGCAAAACGTCGCCATCGATACGTGCAGGCAGCTCTTCTCCCCGCCCGCGAAGAACCGTTCCGGAGCCGCCGGACCGTGA